The Christiangramia flava JLT2011 genome has a segment encoding these proteins:
- a CDS encoding VCBS repeat-containing protein, with translation MNIKTNWISCFLGLGIALFSACKSDDRKEEKSASEELNENALFTLMSADSTGVDFFNEVKNKPDFNIFRYRNFYNGGGVAIGDINNDGLPDIYFTGNMTSNKLYLNKGNFQFEDITERAGVAGNKPWSTGVNMVDINNDGLLDIYVSNAGNMEGDNHNNDLFINNGDLTFTEMAKEYNLAETGFSTHAAFFDYDKDGDLDAYILNNSNIPVSSLGYAEQRNVRAQDWEGVPKIFRGVGDMLLRNDDGKFTDVSEEANIYGSLIGFGLGVMVSDFNNDLYPDIYVSNDFYERDYLYINNQDGTFTEDIENWTSHLCLSAMGIDMADINNDGFADIFITDMLPDSEERVKSVMEFEGYNVFKLKQSKDFFQQYIHNTLQLNNGNNSFSEIAHFSGVESTDWSWAGLIFDMDNDGLRDIYVTNGINHDLTDLDFVQFFANEIIQKMALTGKKEAIDSIIKKMPVTPLPNYAFHNTGDLKFKDAAKDWGMGTPSLSNGCAYGDLDNDGDLDLVVNNVNMTSFVYRNNSEKHKGHNFLRLKLKGSEKNQFGIGSIIRLYHGEEVMMQEQNPSRGFQSSMDYVLNIGLGKTENIDSLRIVWPNNRSQLLKNIPVNQLLTLDIQKANEAYKAPKPEKKQRLLTEIPNQSLESHQENSYTDFDYEGMIYKKLSQEGPAMAVGDINGDGNEDVFIGGAKKQPGTIYLNRGNGKLQKSVQKNLDADSNYEDTAAAFFDADGDGDLDLMIGSGGNEIGEEKNYRPRLYLNDGKGNFSNTDKTIPAVNQNISAIAPYDFDGDGDMDIFVASRSVAVNYGIDPQHLFLENRGNGEFVNATERIAYDLKYAGMITAAIWEDINGDGKKDLVTVSDWGAPRVFTNSGRRLSYLKSNLQDYEGWWNTVEAADLDNDGDMDLVLGNKGENVPYKTSEKEPMKMWVNDFDNNGTIEQIVTKQKDGKDYPLHMKSEMISQLVFLKKGNLKASDYAKRTIQELIPSDRIKNSIIKKAVISESVIAVNDGNGQFRIQKLPARAQFSCVCGITCTDVNNDGNLDLVMGGNDFEFKPQFSRLDASYGNVLLGDGKMNFDWQDYSKSGFNIKEEIKFLKQFHDKNGKTFVIAAINNEKPRVFEIN, from the coding sequence ATGAACATAAAGACTAATTGGATATCCTGTTTTTTAGGATTGGGAATCGCGTTATTTTCAGCCTGTAAATCTGATGATCGGAAAGAAGAAAAGAGCGCTTCCGAAGAACTGAATGAAAATGCCCTTTTCACGCTGATGTCTGCTGATTCTACCGGAGTCGATTTTTTCAATGAGGTCAAGAACAAACCTGATTTCAACATTTTCAGGTACCGGAATTTCTACAACGGCGGTGGCGTGGCCATTGGAGACATCAACAATGACGGGCTTCCGGATATTTATTTCACCGGAAACATGACCAGCAATAAGCTGTACCTGAACAAAGGAAATTTTCAGTTTGAAGATATTACAGAAAGGGCTGGAGTTGCCGGCAACAAACCCTGGTCTACCGGCGTGAATATGGTTGATATCAATAATGACGGCCTGTTGGATATCTATGTGAGCAATGCCGGGAACATGGAAGGTGACAACCACAATAACGACCTGTTCATTAATAACGGCGATCTCACGTTCACTGAAATGGCCAAAGAATACAACCTTGCCGAAACGGGATTTAGCACGCATGCCGCGTTCTTCGATTATGACAAAGATGGGGATCTGGACGCCTATATCTTGAATAACAGCAATATTCCTGTAAGCAGCCTTGGGTATGCGGAACAGCGAAACGTTCGGGCCCAGGACTGGGAGGGCGTTCCAAAGATCTTCCGTGGGGTTGGCGATATGCTTTTAAGAAATGATGACGGGAAGTTTACTGATGTTAGCGAGGAGGCCAATATCTACGGAAGCCTGATCGGTTTCGGTCTTGGCGTCATGGTAAGCGATTTCAACAACGACCTGTATCCCGATATTTACGTTTCCAACGATTTTTACGAAAGAGATTACCTATACATCAACAACCAGGATGGTACTTTTACGGAAGATATTGAAAACTGGACTTCGCACCTGTGTCTTTCGGCGATGGGAATTGATATGGCCGATATCAATAATGATGGTTTTGCCGATATTTTTATTACTGATATGCTTCCCGATTCGGAAGAACGGGTAAAATCAGTTATGGAATTTGAGGGGTATAACGTCTTTAAACTGAAACAAAGTAAGGACTTTTTTCAGCAGTATATCCACAATACACTACAGCTGAACAACGGGAACAATTCCTTTTCTGAAATTGCCCATTTTAGCGGCGTGGAAAGTACCGATTGGAGCTGGGCCGGCCTCATTTTTGACATGGATAACGACGGTCTTCGTGATATTTACGTGACTAACGGGATCAACCATGACCTTACCGATCTCGATTTTGTACAGTTTTTTGCCAATGAGATCATTCAGAAAATGGCTCTTACAGGGAAAAAAGAGGCGATAGACAGCATTATCAAGAAAATGCCGGTGACACCATTGCCCAACTATGCATTTCACAATACTGGCGACCTGAAATTCAAAGATGCAGCGAAAGATTGGGGAATGGGAACACCCAGTTTATCAAACGGTTGTGCTTACGGTGACCTGGATAATGATGGTGACCTGGATCTGGTGGTCAATAATGTGAATATGACCTCTTTTGTATATCGCAATAATTCTGAAAAACACAAGGGACATAACTTTCTGCGGTTGAAATTAAAAGGTTCTGAAAAGAACCAGTTTGGCATTGGCAGCATCATCCGGCTTTATCACGGTGAAGAAGTTATGATGCAGGAACAAAATCCCTCGCGAGGGTTTCAGTCTTCTATGGATTATGTGCTGAATATTGGCCTCGGAAAGACCGAAAATATTGATTCCCTCCGGATCGTATGGCCTAATAACAGGTCGCAACTTTTAAAGAATATTCCCGTAAACCAGCTTTTAACACTGGATATCCAGAAGGCGAATGAAGCATATAAAGCCCCGAAACCAGAAAAAAAACAAAGATTACTTACAGAAATTCCAAACCAGTCACTGGAAAGTCACCAGGAGAACAGTTATACTGATTTTGATTACGAAGGAATGATCTATAAAAAACTTTCGCAGGAAGGTCCGGCAATGGCTGTTGGTGATATAAACGGAGATGGAAACGAAGATGTATTCATTGGGGGCGCAAAAAAACAGCCCGGTACCATTTACCTGAATCGTGGGAATGGCAAACTTCAGAAAAGCGTTCAGAAAAACCTGGATGCCGATTCCAATTATGAAGATACTGCAGCCGCCTTTTTCGACGCTGATGGTGACGGGGACCTGGATTTGATGATTGGGTCCGGCGGAAACGAGATCGGCGAGGAGAAGAATTACCGTCCCCGATTATATTTGAATGACGGGAAAGGCAATTTTAGCAATACAGATAAAACCATCCCGGCCGTCAACCAGAATATTTCCGCGATCGCACCTTATGATTTTGATGGCGATGGCGACATGGATATTTTTGTGGCATCGCGCAGTGTAGCGGTGAATTACGGAATTGATCCGCAGCATTTGTTCCTAGAAAATCGTGGAAATGGGGAGTTTGTGAACGCAACGGAGCGCATTGCTTATGATCTCAAATACGCCGGAATGATTACCGCTGCCATCTGGGAAGATATAAATGGCGATGGAAAGAAAGACCTTGTAACGGTTTCTGATTGGGGAGCGCCACGGGTTTTTACCAATTCCGGTAGACGCCTGAGCTACCTGAAAAGCAACCTCCAGGATTACGAGGGCTGGTGGAATACGGTGGAAGCGGCAGATCTTGATAATGACGGGGATATGGACCTTGTGCTGGGTAATAAAGGCGAAAATGTGCCCTACAAAACTTCTGAAAAGGAGCCGATGAAAATGTGGGTAAACGATTTTGACAATAACGGAACCATTGAACAGATCGTTACCAAACAAAAAGACGGGAAGGATTATCCCTTGCATATGAAAAGCGAAATGATCTCGCAGCTTGTTTTCTTAAAGAAAGGAAACCTGAAAGCTTCAGATTATGCCAAAAGGACGATACAGGAGTTAATTCCTTCAGACAGGATCAAGAATTCAATCATTAAAAAAGCAGTGATTTCTGAATCAGTGATCGCAGTCAATGATGGCAACGGTCAGTTCCGAATTCAGAAACTGCCTGCCCGTGCCCAGTTTTCCTGTGTTTGCGGAATTACCTGTACGGATGTGAACAACGACGGAAACCTGGACCTGGTAATGGGCGGTAATGATTTCGAGTTTAAACCACAGTTTTCACGCCTGGATGCCAGCTACGGAAATGTTTTACTGGGGGATGGAAAAATGAATTTTGACTGGCAGGATTATTCGAAAAGTGGTTTTAATATTAAGGAAGAAATCAAATTCCTGAAGCAATTCCATGATAAGAACGGCAAGACTTTCGTAATCGCAGCTATTAACAATGAAAAACCTAGAGTTTTTGAGATCAATTAA
- a CDS encoding RagB/SusD family nutrient uptake outer membrane protein: MKNYRLNLIVAAFCALGISSCTDLEIEETDSIIVNQTGEFTGVSDVDATLNGIYDAVRGQLENQANLYALNEVSSDEYLVPTRGTDWGDNGVWRTLHQHSWSPIHPYVRDVWNEQNSNVFRTTEVIDSRSNPSASQEAEARFLRAFSMFWVMDLYGQVPFREPDEGIDVDPRVLTRTEAFDFIVNDLNVAVSNLEAVGPGTGTNKATKAAAHFLLAKLYLNKHIYTGSGSPAASDMQEVVSHVDAIEGMGFGLVDGYFGIFSDKIDNETIWYTNSGVGNVIWNTLHYNQTTPANSGGGWNGFTTLSEFYDLFEGDPNSNYEGDGQEERRGFVPKAGSAVGVDFDGDGVPDDLDEDGDGMLDGSQIGFGLLIGQQYAIDGSKLQAEVGKDLIFTKELPGLLGNGQSTGVRMLKYHPSNGSYTGHKIIFRYADALLMKAEAAMNGGGGDALEIVNELRTIRKATPLTSVSADDLIDERGREMYGEFWRRNDLIRFGKFTETWEFKDNTEEFRTLFPIPASAIISNPNLTQNPGY, translated from the coding sequence ATGAAAAATTATAGATTAAATTTAATAGTCGCGGCCTTCTGTGCGTTGGGAATCAGTTCCTGTACAGACCTCGAGATCGAGGAGACCGATTCGATAATTGTAAACCAGACAGGGGAGTTCACCGGGGTTTCAGATGTTGATGCGACCTTAAACGGTATTTATGATGCCGTACGCGGACAGCTGGAAAACCAGGCAAACCTGTATGCACTGAACGAAGTAAGTTCAGATGAATATTTAGTGCCTACTCGTGGAACCGACTGGGGAGATAACGGGGTTTGGAGAACTTTGCACCAGCATTCCTGGTCGCCAATTCACCCGTACGTGCGTGATGTATGGAACGAACAGAACTCAAATGTTTTCCGTACTACGGAAGTAATTGATTCCAGAAGTAATCCATCTGCCTCTCAGGAAGCAGAGGCTCGTTTTCTTCGTGCCTTCAGTATGTTTTGGGTGATGGATCTTTACGGGCAGGTGCCTTTTAGAGAGCCAGACGAAGGAATCGATGTAGATCCTCGAGTACTTACAAGAACTGAAGCTTTTGATTTTATCGTGAATGACCTGAATGTGGCAGTTTCCAATTTGGAAGCTGTTGGACCGGGAACTGGAACGAATAAGGCTACTAAAGCAGCTGCTCATTTCCTATTGGCAAAATTATACCTTAATAAGCATATTTACACCGGTTCAGGTTCTCCTGCTGCCAGTGATATGCAGGAAGTGGTGAGCCATGTCGATGCTATTGAAGGCATGGGCTTTGGATTGGTTGACGGATATTTCGGGATTTTCTCTGATAAGATCGATAATGAAACTATCTGGTACACCAATTCAGGTGTTGGAAACGTGATCTGGAATACATTGCATTATAACCAAACAACTCCGGCTAACAGTGGTGGAGGATGGAATGGTTTCACCACACTTTCTGAATTTTATGATCTTTTTGAAGGAGATCCAAACTCCAATTACGAAGGTGACGGCCAGGAAGAAAGACGTGGTTTTGTTCCAAAAGCCGGTAGCGCTGTTGGAGTAGATTTCGACGGTGACGGTGTGCCAGATGACCTGGATGAAGACGGCGACGGAATGCTTGACGGTTCACAAATTGGTTTCGGTCTTCTAATTGGCCAGCAATACGCGATCGATGGTTCCAAGCTTCAGGCTGAAGTTGGTAAAGACCTTATTTTCACCAAAGAATTACCAGGACTGCTTGGTAACGGGCAGAGCACTGGAGTTCGTATGTTGAAATATCACCCATCCAACGGGTCGTACACCGGTCATAAAATCATCTTCCGTTATGCAGATGCTTTATTGATGAAGGCTGAAGCAGCTATGAACGGCGGTGGCGGTGATGCACTGGAGATCGTTAACGAGTTAAGAACGATTCGTAAAGCCACTCCATTAACTTCAGTTTCAGCTGATGATCTTATCGATGAACGAGGTAGAGAGATGTACGGAGAGTTCTGGAGAAGGAATGACCTGATCCGTTTCGGTAAGTTTACTGAAACCTGGGAATTCAAAGATAATACGGAAGAATTCAGAACATTATTCCCAATCCCGGCTTCGGCAATTATTTCCAATCCGAACTTAACGCAAAATCCGGGTTATTAA
- a CDS encoding VCBS repeat-containing protein yields MPASQTGISFSNDLDPESPFNIFNYLYYYNGAGVAAADFNRDGLIDLYFTGNQTADRLYLNKGNFQFEDVTSLTGIDNTSGWTTGVSNVDINNDGLMDLYVCKVSELSDPRDHNRLYLNLGVDGNGVPKFKEQAEAFGLAFQGYSTQSAFFDYDLDGDLDMYLLNHSTHPNRNYGRGSKRNSVDAKSGDRLYENENGKFRDVSAEVGLHQGIIGYGLGISVGDLNADGFPDLYIGNDFFENDYVYINQQDKTFRDINAEEHGGIGHTTHFSMGNDIADVNNDGLPDILSLDMLPQDLETYKTSGLEHPYQTYSNYLRNGFNPQYMQNTLQLNNGSGFSETAFLSGIAASEWSWGALFADFDNDSFQDVYITNGIKGATNDMDYIRFISNEKIQKQLSQGENANFEKIIQELPEKKVPNCFFQNNGDHVFEDRNGEWIENISSFSHGFVYADLDNDGNLDLVVNNTDEEAFVYRNNMNSESTNFLDVELNGSANNRNGIGAKVFVYTKGNLQFREHYLTRGYLSSLAPGLHFGLDKHKKIDSLRIVWPDASSEILRSVAANQKLVLDYSNAVKAPSKPVRKENSNFLEPKDAVFDYVHEEQSSLEFNREVLIPYASTNLSPRCSVGDLNNDGLEDIIFGGGKSQQAEVYLQDLEGTFTKLENMLAGNAIAENTDQVIFDANGDGLNDILMVSGGNEFQKGAALKPRLYFQENGKFTEDSLAFQNIELNASRVKAVDFNNDGALDVAISADVVPGKFGEIPRQYLFLNNGKGQFSDVTQQFSEDFGSAGMVHDMEWIDLNQDGFLDVVLAGYWMPITILINEKGRSLRKLDSQLGNSNGWWNCIRVADFDQDGDLDLVAGNWGLNSRLEASVEQPLSLYLNDFDENGSKDPVITYFYKNEETPFASKDELDRQMPFLKKKFTTYQSYAQAEFSSIFPEEKLENASLRKVYELGSCYFENTGDLQFKKHRLGFEAQVSSVFDIAVEDFNGDGFPDLYLVGNNYEISTQLGRLDALHGALLLNNSEGAFKNSTNTPFLQGPARNIQKININGRPHLVVTFNGGEPAVLELNLSENEHKD; encoded by the coding sequence TTGCCCGCTTCTCAAACCGGCATCAGCTTTTCGAATGATCTTGATCCGGAATCTCCGTTTAATATTTTCAATTATCTCTATTACTACAATGGCGCGGGTGTTGCCGCGGCCGATTTTAACCGGGACGGCCTCATCGACCTGTATTTTACCGGCAATCAAACTGCTGATAGGCTATATCTCAATAAAGGCAATTTTCAGTTTGAAGACGTGACAAGCCTTACCGGGATCGATAATACTTCCGGCTGGACGACCGGTGTCTCCAATGTAGATATTAATAATGATGGTTTGATGGACCTGTATGTTTGCAAGGTCAGTGAACTGTCAGATCCGCGTGATCACAATCGCTTGTATCTGAATCTGGGAGTAGACGGCAACGGCGTTCCGAAATTTAAGGAACAAGCTGAAGCATTTGGTTTGGCTTTTCAGGGATATTCCACACAGTCGGCTTTTTTTGATTATGACCTGGATGGTGATCTGGATATGTATTTGCTCAATCATTCCACGCATCCCAATCGCAATTATGGCCGCGGTTCAAAAAGAAATTCCGTGGATGCCAAATCTGGCGACCGGCTGTACGAAAATGAAAATGGAAAATTTCGAGATGTCTCTGCCGAAGTCGGTTTGCACCAGGGAATTATTGGTTACGGGCTTGGAATTTCAGTGGGCGATCTCAACGCTGATGGTTTCCCCGATCTCTACATAGGGAATGATTTTTTTGAAAATGATTACGTCTATATCAACCAGCAGGATAAAACTTTCCGCGATATTAATGCGGAAGAGCACGGAGGTATTGGTCACACCACTCATTTCTCTATGGGCAATGACATCGCCGATGTGAATAACGACGGCCTGCCTGATATTCTTTCTTTGGATATGCTTCCGCAGGATCTGGAGACCTATAAAACTTCTGGTCTCGAACATCCTTACCAGACCTACAGCAATTACCTGAGAAATGGTTTCAACCCGCAATACATGCAAAATACCTTGCAGCTAAATAATGGTTCCGGTTTTTCAGAAACAGCCTTTTTGAGCGGTATTGCAGCTTCTGAATGGTCATGGGGAGCCTTGTTTGCTGATTTTGACAACGATTCCTTCCAGGATGTTTACATTACCAACGGGATCAAGGGCGCTACGAACGACATGGATTATATCCGGTTTATTTCGAATGAAAAAATTCAGAAACAGCTAAGCCAGGGTGAAAATGCAAATTTTGAAAAGATCATCCAGGAACTTCCGGAGAAAAAGGTGCCAAATTGCTTTTTTCAGAATAATGGAGATCATGTTTTTGAAGATCGCAATGGGGAGTGGATCGAAAATATTTCCAGTTTCAGCCACGGCTTTGTTTATGCCGATCTCGACAATGATGGGAACCTGGACCTGGTGGTGAATAATACCGATGAGGAAGCTTTCGTATATAGAAATAATATGAACTCAGAAAGCACCAATTTCCTGGATGTTGAACTTAACGGTTCGGCTAATAACAGAAACGGGATAGGCGCGAAAGTATTTGTTTACACTAAAGGCAATCTACAGTTTCGGGAGCATTATCTCACGCGCGGCTATCTTTCATCGCTGGCCCCAGGATTACATTTTGGTTTGGACAAGCATAAGAAAATAGATTCTTTAAGGATCGTTTGGCCAGATGCTTCTTCAGAAATTCTTCGATCGGTAGCAGCCAATCAAAAGCTGGTGTTGGACTATAGCAATGCCGTAAAGGCTCCCAGCAAGCCTGTCAGAAAAGAAAACTCTAACTTTCTAGAGCCAAAAGATGCTGTTTTTGATTATGTGCATGAAGAGCAGTCCAGCTTAGAATTTAACCGCGAAGTGCTCATTCCTTATGCATCGACGAATCTTTCTCCGCGTTGTAGCGTGGGTGATTTGAATAATGACGGATTGGAAGATATCATTTTTGGCGGCGGAAAATCTCAGCAAGCAGAAGTTTATTTGCAGGATCTGGAAGGAACATTTACAAAATTGGAAAATATGCTCGCTGGCAATGCGATTGCTGAGAACACTGATCAGGTGATTTTTGATGCTAATGGCGATGGCCTCAACGATATCCTGATGGTTTCCGGAGGAAATGAATTTCAGAAAGGAGCTGCGCTGAAGCCAAGATTGTACTTTCAGGAAAATGGCAAATTTACAGAAGACAGCCTGGCTTTTCAAAATATCGAACTGAATGCGTCCCGCGTGAAGGCCGTTGATTTTAATAATGACGGCGCCCTGGATGTTGCGATAAGCGCTGATGTGGTTCCCGGAAAATTTGGGGAAATCCCGCGGCAGTATTTATTCCTGAATAACGGGAAAGGTCAGTTTTCTGATGTTACCCAGCAGTTTTCTGAAGATTTTGGAAGTGCAGGAATGGTGCATGATATGGAATGGATAGACCTGAATCAGGATGGTTTTCTAGACGTGGTGCTAGCCGGCTACTGGATGCCCATCACCATTTTGATCAATGAAAAAGGTAGATCTTTACGAAAACTGGATAGTCAACTTGGAAATAGCAATGGCTGGTGGAACTGTATTCGCGTTGCCGATTTTGACCAGGACGGTGATTTGGACCTGGTTGCAGGAAACTGGGGGTTGAACAGTAGGCTGGAAGCTTCGGTGGAACAACCATTGAGTTTGTACCTGAATGATTTTGACGAGAATGGTTCGAAAGATCCGGTTATCACGTATTTTTATAAAAATGAGGAAACTCCTTTTGCTTCCAAAGACGAGCTGGATCGCCAGATGCCATTTCTGAAGAAAAAATTCACCACCTACCAGTCATATGCACAGGCTGAATTTTCTTCTATCTTTCCGGAGGAAAAGCTGGAAAACGCGAGTCTTCGTAAGGTTTACGAATTGGGAAGCTGCTATTTTGAGAATACGGGAGATCTTCAGTTTAAAAAGCACCGTCTGGGATTTGAAGCTCAGGTTTCTTCGGTTTTTGACATCGCGGTGGAAGATTTTAATGGCGATGGTTTCCCAGATCTGTACCTGGTTGGGAATAATTACGAAATCAGTACGCAATTGGGGAGGTTGGATGCACTTCATGGAGCTTTGCTTTTAAATAATTCCGAAGGAGCATTCAAAAATTCAACAAATACACCGTTCCTTCAGGGGCCGGCGAGAAATATTCAAAAAATCAATATTAACGGCCGGCCGCATCTTGTGGTGACCTTCAATGGAGGTGAACCGGCCGTTCTGGAACTTAATCTATCAGAAAATGAACATAAAGACTAA